The Mesoterricola silvestris sequence CCGTAGAGGATGGTGAAGCCGGCCCACAGGAAGCTGCGGGTCTCCTTGATGATCATGCCCACCGTGCCCAGGCAGGGGGTGTAGATGAGGGTGAAGACCATGAAGGCCAGGGCGGTGAGGGGGGTGAGGCCCGAGCGCTGCTTGAGGGCCTCCTGCAGGGCGCTGGCCTCCCCGCGCTCCCCGGGCTGGGCCTGGTGGATGACGGCCATGGTGCTCACGACGATCTCCTTGGCCACGAACCCGGCGGTGAGGGCCACCGTGTCCTTCCAGGCCTCGGCGCGGGTGTGGTACGGGTCGAGGATGGGGGCCAGGGTGGGCTCCATGATCTTGCCAAAGCGGGCGGCGAGGCTGGAGTTCACCACGCGGCTTTCGTGGGCCAGGTCCAGGGAGGCCAGCCGGGCGTCCCGGTCCGCCTCGGGCAGGTTCAGGGCCTGGACGGCGGCGTGCTGGGACTGAAGTTCGGCGCTCCAGGAACTGTTGGCGATCCCCGGGTAGTGGGACAGGAACCACACCAGGGTGGAACCCGCCAGGATCACGGTGCCGGCCCGGTTCAGGAAGACGCTCCCCTTCTCCCACATGTGGATGACCGTGCTCTTGAGCACCGGCAGGCGGTAGGGGGGCAGTTCCATGACGAAGGGCGCGTTCTCCCCCCGGAAGAGGGAGAGCCGCAGGAGCTTGCCCATGGCCATGGCCAGGAAGAAGCCCAGGAAGTGCATGGCCAGGATGGCGAAGGCCGCCTGCACGGGCCGGAAGAAGGTGCCGGCGATGACGATGTAGATCTGCAGGCGGGCCGAGCAGGAGATGAGGGGCGCCACCAGGATGGTGATGAAGCGGTCCTCCCGGGCCTCGATGGTGCGCGTGGCCTGCACGGCGGGGACGTTGCAGCCCGTGCCCATGATGAGCGGGATGAAGCTCTTGCCGTGGAGGCCCATGAGGTGCATGAGGCGGTCCATGATGAAGGCGGCCCGGGCCATGTACCCGGTGTCCTCCAGGAAGGCGATGCAGCCCATGAGGAGCATGATCACCGGGACGAACACGATGACCGCGCCCACGCCGGGGATGATGCCGTCCACCAGGAGGCTGGAAAGCTCCCCGGCCGGAAGGTGGGCCGAAGCGTAGCCGTGGAGCCATCCGAAGGCGGCGGCGATCCAGTCCTGGGGGATCTTCCCCACCACGAAGGTGAGGGTGTACACGCCGATCATGATGGCGATGAAGACCGGAATGCCCAGGTAGCGATGGGTGAGCACCGCGTCCAGGCGGCCGGTGATGTCCGCGTGCTTGCGGTCCGTGCGCTCCACCACCTCTTCCACGAGGCCGTGCACGAAGCCGTAGCGGCCCTCGGCCAGCAGGGCGGAGCCGTCCGCCCCCAGGTGGGGCTCCAGGAACGCGAGGCTGGCCTGCACCTGGGCTCCGACGGCCTTGCGGGCGTGGCTCCGCTCCACCCGCTCCATGGCGTGGGGCACGCCCTCCAGGAGCTGGAGGGCGAGCCGGCGGGGCGGCTGGGCCTGGGCCAGATGCTCGTCCCGCAGGATCTCCTTCTGGATCTTCTGGAGCTCCCCTTCCATGTCCGGGCCGTAGTTCACCGAGGCCAGCTTGGCCGGGGGCGCCGCGGCCACCCGGAGGATGGCGTCCTTGAGGGCCTGGATGCCCTCCTCGCGGTTGCCCACGGTGGGCACCACGGGGCCCCCCAGGAGGCTCTCCAGGGCGGCCAGGTCGATGCGGAGGCCCTTTTCCGCGGCGTCGTCCATCATGTTCAGGACGAAGACCATGGGCCGGCCCAGCTCCAGGAGCTGGGTGGTGAGGTAGAGGTTGCGTTCCAGGTTGGAGGCGTCCAGCACGTTGACGATGAGGTCCACGGCCGGGTCGGCCACGTACTCGGAGGCGATGCGCTCGTCCTCGCTGCGGGCCGAGAGGGAGTAGGTTCCGGGCAGGTCCACCACCTCCACCGGCCCCTGGGCCGCCTCGAAGGTGCCGCTGCGGCGCTCCACCGTGACCCCGGGCCAGTTGCCGACGTGGTGCCGGGAGCCGGTGAGGGCGTTGAAGATGGTCGTTTTTCCGCAGTTGGGGTTGCCCGCCAGCGCCAGGGTGGTCATGTTAGGTCTCCTCGGACACGAGGATGCATTGACCCTCTTCCCGCCTCAGAGACAGGTGGTAGCCCTTGATGACAAGTTCCATGGGATCACCCATTGGAGCGAGCTTCTCCACCCGGATGCGGGCGCCCCGGATGAAGCCCATCTCCAGGAGGCGATGGCGAATCTTCCCCGTCGCCAGGATTTCCGTAACGATGGCCTCGGCCCCGGGCTGGAGGTCGCTTAGGGTTCTGGCTTGAACATGAGACATGATCTCAACTCCGTCATTCCAGTCTAGAACAACGGCCTCCTGAAACAAGCGGGAATGCTGCGACACTAATCACAAGATCGCCCATACACCTTTCCACTATGCTTGTATTAACGGCACCCATGGTCATCACTTTTCCCAACATCCTGACGTTCTTGCGCATCTGCGCGATTCCGTTCTTCGCGATCGCCGTCTGGTACGGGCGGACGGCGGAGGCCTGCGTCCTCTTCGCCTGCGCGGGGCTCACGGATCTCCTGGACGGGTGGATCGCGCGGCGCTTCAACCAGAAGTCCACCCTGGGGGCCATCCTGGACCCGGCCGCGGACAAGCTCCTGATGACGACGGCCTTCGTCCTCCTCGCCTTCCCCCGGGAGGCGTACGCGGTGCGGGTGCCGGCCTGGGTGGCCATCCTCGCCATCTCCCGGGACGTGCTGATCTCCCTGGTGGCCCTGGTGGCCTACGAGCGGCTCGACCCCAGCAAGTTCGCCCCCTCCTGGCTGGGCAAGGCCACCACCTTCGTGGAACTGGTGGCCATCTCCCTGGCCCTGCTGCTCAACCACCTGGGCCCCCGGGGCTGGTACCGCTACCTGGTGCCCTGGATCTTCTACCTCATCGCGGCCATGGTCATCGCCTCGGGCGTCCACTACTTCTTCCGGGCCACCCACGTGGCCGAACCCACGTGAGCGCCCAGGGGAAGGTGCGGATCCCCCTGGGCTTCGTCGCCCTGGCCGGGGCCGGCCTCCTGGCCCTTTGGTTCCTGCGCAGCGCCCTGGCGCCCTTCTTCCTGGCCCTGGTGCTGGCCTACGTCCTGGAGCCCCTGGTGGACCGCCTTGCCCGGAAGCTGGGGCGGGAATGGGCGTCCATCCTCGTCATCCTGGGGGCGGTGGCCGTGGCGGTGCTGCTGGCCTGGGCCCTGCTCCCCCTCCTGTGGGACCAGGTCGATCGCCTGATAACCTCCCTGCCTTCCCTCAAGGGCCGCCTGGAGAACCGCCTGGGGCCCTGGTTCCAGGCCCACCCCCTGGTCCTGGCCAAGCTCCGCCAGGGGCTGGACGGGCTGGATCCCATGGCCCTGGTGAAGGAGGTGGGCATGGCGGGGGCGGGCCTCCTGGGGTGGCTCCTGTCGCTCATCACCCTGATCCTGGTGCCCCTCATCCTCTACTACCTCCTGGTGGAAGGGCCCCGGCTCCTGCAGGAACTGGACGACCTGGTGCCCAGCCGCCACCTGGAGCGGGCCAAGGGCATCGCGGGGGAAGTGAACAACCGGCTGGGCGGGTACATCCGGGGGCAACTGGCGGTATCCCTGGTGATGTCCCTCCTCCAGGGCCTCGCCTTCCAGATCCTGGGGGTCCCCAACGCCTGGCTCCTGGGGCTGGTGGCGGGCTTCTCCAACGTGGTTCCGTACTCCCCCTACATCACGGCGCTGCCGCCCGCGCTGCTCTTCGCGGCGGTGAACGGGACCTCGGGCGGCGGGCTCCTGCTGGTGGCGCTGGTCTTCACCCTCGTGCAGAAGACCGAGACCGTCTATTTCACCCCGGTGTGGGTGGGGCGCGCCAGCGGCCTCCACCCCCTGGAGGTGCTGCTGGCCATCCTCTCCTTCGGCTACGCCTTCGGGGTGGTGGGCCTGATCTTCGCCGTGCCCCTGATGATCGTGCTCAAGATCGCCACCCGCATCGCCCTGGAGCACTACAAGGCCCACCCCTGGTTCGTGGGCGGGGAGCCGTGAGGCGGGTGCTCGCGGCGCTGGCGCTGGCCCTGGGGCTGTGGGCCGGAACCCCGGGAGAGCTGGGCCTGCCCTTCATCACCAACATCCGTCCCCGGGAGTACGCCGGCCCGCCCCAGAACTGGGATTTCGTGGAGGATGCCCGGGGCATCGTCTTCGTGGGCAACACCGCGGGCGTGCTGGAATTCGACGGCAACGCCTGGCGCATGATCCCCACCCGGAACCGCACCGCCGTGAGGTCCCTGGGCCTGGACGCCGGGGGACGGGTGTTCGTGGGCGCCAAGAACGAGTTCGGCTACCTGGCCCCGGACGCCTCCGGCCTGATGCGCTACGTCCCCCTGGAGGACCTGGTGGAGCCCGCGGCGCGGGCCTTCGCCGACGTGTGGAACGTCCTGCCCACGCCCGAAGGCGTCTACTTCCAGACCCGGGAGTACCTGTTCTTCTACGACGGGAAGGCGGTGCGCACCTTCAAGGCCGACACCTCCTTCACCCTGGCCTGGAAGGTCCGCGGCCGGATCCATCTCTACGAGCGCGGCATCGGGCCGGTGGTCCTGGACCGGGGCCGCTTCGTGCCCCTGGCGGGGGCCGGGAAGTTCACCAAGGAACTCGTGAACTTCATGCTGCCCTGGGGGGCGGGGCAGTCGATCCTCCTGGGCACCAGCCACCAGGGGCTCTTCCTGTACGACGGGTGGGACATCCTCCCGTTCCCCACGGACGCCGACGCCGAACTGGCCCGCATCACCATCAGCCACGGGGTGCTCCTGCGGGACGGCAACCTGGCCGTGGGGGCCATCCGGGGGGGCTGCTGGATCTTCGACCGGCAGGGGCGCCTGCGCATGCGCCTGGACCGCCAGGGGGGGCTGCAGGAGGATTTCGTCAACCGGCTCTTCGTGGACCGGCGCTCGCGGCTCTGGCTGGGGCTTAACCGCGGCATGGCGCGGGTGGAGTGGCCGTCGCCCTTCACCGCCTTCGGGGAGGATTCGGGCCTGGAGGGCACCGTCAACGCCCTGGCCCGCCACGGGGGCCTGCTGTACGCCGGCACCAGCAAGGGCCTGTTCGTCCTGGGCCGCAGCCGGCCCAAGGCCGGCGCCTCCCCCGTGGGTGGGCCCCTGTGGCGCTTCCGGAGGGTCGAGGACATCCACGGCCAGGTGTGGGGCTTCAGCACCGTCCAGGACCGGCTCATGGTGTGCAACGCCTCCGGCCTCTACGAGGCGCGGGGGGACCGGGCGGCGCTGGCCCTGTCCACCGAGGCCGACCGGGACGCCCTGTGTCTGGCGCGCTCCCGGCGAGACCCCTCCCGGTTCTACCTGGGGCTGGCCACGGGGGTGGCGCGGCTGCGCTGGAACGGTGTCCGGTGGAAGGACGAGGGGCGCATCCCCGGCCTCAAGGCCGAGGCGCGCACCCTGGCGGAGGCCGGGGACGGCTCCCTGTGGGTGGGCACCCAGTCCTCGGGCGTGCGGCGCGTGATCCCGCGGCCCGGGGGGCCCCCCGAGGTGGAGACCTACGGCCCCGCCCAGGGCCTGCCCTCCCTGGCCCACGATTTCGTGCGCGAGCTCTCCACGGGCCTGGTCTTCACGACCCACGCGGGCTTCTACCGGTTCGACGAGGCCACCCGCCGCTTCCAGCCCGATCCCCGGTTCGCGGCCCTGTTCCCCCAGGGCCCCCGGTACCCCGACGGGGTCGTGGAGGGGCCCGGGGGCCGGATCTGGATGCACGTGCAGGACGAGGCGACCCTGGAGCGGGACACCGGCTACGCCGAGGCCCTCCCCGGCCACCCCTTCCGGTTCGAGAAGGGGCCCTGGAAGCGCCTGGCCGACTCCACCATCTACGCCATCCTCCCCGAGGCGGACGGCACCGTCTGGATGGGCGGGCCCGACGGCCTCGTGCGCTACGATCCCGGCGAGGAGTTCAGCCTGCCCTGGAGCTCCGGGCCCCTGGTGCGGCGGATCACCGGCCCCGGCCGGCAGACCCTCCATGGCGGGGCCGGCGCGTGGAACGGCGCGGGCCGGCTCCCCTTCGCCTCCAATACCCTGCGGTTCGAGTTCGCGGCCCCCGGCGGCTCCCCGGAATCGGCCACCCAGTACCGGGTGCGCCTGGAGGGCTACGACCGGGCCTGGTCCCCCTGGTCCTCGGAGACCTTCCGGGACTACACCAACCTCCCCGAAGGCGCCTACCGGTTTCAGGTCGCCGCCCGCAACGGGAACGGCCAGGTGACTCCCGCCAGCGCCGTGGGCTTCCGCATCCTCCCGCCCTTCTACCGCACCTGGTGGGCCTACCTGGTGTACGTCGCGCTGGGGGCCCTCACGCTCCAGGCGCTGGTCCAGTGGCGCCTCTGGCGCAGCCGCCTGGCGCGAAAGGTCCTGGTGCGCAAGGTGGTGGAACGCACCGAGCAGCTCAGGCGGAAGACCACCCAGCTGGAACTGGCCAAGGCCGAGGCGGAGGCCGCGACCCGCGCCAAGAGCGAATTCCTCGCCAACATGAGCCACGAGATCCGCACCCCCCTGAACGCCATCCTGGGGTACGCCGAGATCCTCCGGGACGAGGTGGAGGAGCCGCGCCTGCGGGAGCACCTCGCGGCGATCTCCAGCGGCGGCAAGGCCCTCCTGGGCATCATCGGGGACATCCTCGACCTGTCGAAGATCGAGGCGGGCCGCATGGAACTGGAGTACGCCCCGGCCCACGTGGGCGACCTTGTGCGGGACGTGGTGCGCACCTTCGCCCTGCGCTGCCGGGAGAAGGGACTGGACCTCCAGGTGGAGGAGGACCCCGCGCTGCCCGGGATCCTCGTGGTCTCCCAGGTGCACCTGCGGCAGATCCTCTTCAACCTGATGGGCAACGCGGTGAAGTTCACGGAGCGGGGCGCGGTTTCCGTGGCCCTGAAGGAATGGGGCCGGGGCCCCGACAGCGTGGACCTGGCCATCGAGGTGCGGGACACCGGCATCGGCATCCCCGAAGGGCAGCGGGAGACCATATTCGACGCCTTCCACCAGGTCTCGGGCCAGGACGCGTCCCGGTACGGCGGCACGGGCCTGGGCCTGGCCATCTGCCGCCGCCTGGCGGACATGATGGGCGGGGAACTGCGGGTGGCCAGCGCCCAGGGCCAGGGCAGCACCTTCACCCTCTTTCTCCACGGGGTGGCCGTTTCCAGCGAGGAGGCGGTGCACGAGGACCTGGAAGCGCCCTTCCGGGGCGAATTCCTGCCGGCCACCCTGCTCCTGGTGGACGACGTGAAGCCCAACCGGGAGCTGCTCAAGCACTTCTTCGAGAGCTTCCCCTTCCGGTTCGAGGAGGCCCAGGACGGCGCCGAGGCCGTGGCGGTGGCCCGCAGGGTCCTCCCGGACCTCATCGTCATGGACCTGCGGATGCCCGTGCTGGACGGCATCCAGGCCACGCGGATCCTCAAGGCCGACGACCGCCTCAAGGCCATCCCGGTGATCATCCTCACGGCCTCCACGACCCAGTCCGACGAGGCTCCGGTGTGGGAGAGCGGGGCCGACGGCTTCCTGCGAAAGCCCGTCTCCCGTTCCAGGCTCGCCGCGGAAATCGCGCGGTTCCTGCCCTGCCGCGGGGAGGCGGCCCCGGGCGGGGCCCGGGAACCCTCCCCCGAGGTGCGGGCCGCCCTCCCCCGGCTCCTGGCCGAACTGGAGGGGGAGGCCCAGGCGGAATGGAGGCAGCTGGAGGATTCCTTCTTCATCGACCGCATGACCGGGTTCGCCGCGCGCATGGCGGCCCTCGCCGACACCTACGGGGAACCCGGCCTCAAGGCCTGGTCCGGCCAGGTCCTGGACCAGGCCGGCGCCTTCGACATGGAGAACCTCCCCGCCACCTTCCGGCGTTTCCCCGACGTGGTGGACGCCATCCGCCGGCTCTGCGGCTAGACTTGATGGACCCCCGGATTCCCAACGTGCCCGAAGCCCCCTCCCACATCCTCATCGTGGACGACGTCCCACGCAATCTCCAGGTGCTGGCCCTGCTCCTGGACAAGGCGGGATACCGGGTGTCCATGGCCATGGACGGCGCCAAGGCCCTGGCGATGGTCCAGGTGGAGCCCCCCGACCTCATCCTCCTGGACGTGATGATGCCCGAGCTGGACGGCCTGGAAGTGTGCCGCCGCCTCAAGGCCGACCCATCCGTGCGGGAGATTCCCGTGATCTTCCTCACCGCCAAGGCCGAGCTGGAGGACCTGCAGGAAGGCTTCCGCCTGGGGGCCGTGGACTACGTGACCAAGCCCTTCCGGGGCGGCGAGCTCCTGGCCCGGGTGGCCACCCACGTCAAGCTGGGGCAGGCCCTGGAGCGGGAGCGGGAACTCCGCCGGAGCCTGGAGGCCACCCTGGCCCAGGTGAAGGTGCTCTCCGGCCTGCTGCCCATCTGCGCCAAGTGCAAGAAGATCCGGGACGACCAGGGGTACTGGAACCAGATCGAGAACTACCTCTGCGCCCACGCCGACGTGGACTTCACCCACGGCATCTGCCCGGAGTGCTCGAGCGCGCTGTACCCCGAGATGAACGGCTAGGAACCTTCACCCCGCCGGGGTCCCGGCTTCCGCGGGCTCCAGGGTCCGGGCGTCCTGCTCGAGGATTCCCAGGAGCCGGCTGGCCAGGGCGCACCGGAAGGCCATGACCCGGAGGGTGGGACCCGCGGGCCGGCCCAGGGTACGGATGGCCGAGATGAGGGGGGCCGGAACGATGCGCTTCAGGATCGCCCGGGCGTGGGCGGAGCTGCGCAGCGGGCCGGCGTCGCTGCGCAGCGCCGCCACCAGGGAGGCCCGGAAGGGGGGCGGGAGGAGCCGGGTCATGGCCGGGCCCTCCAGTTCGCCGGCCATCCAGGACCGGTAGTCCTCGTCGTGCAGGTACCGGTTGCGGCTGTCGTCGGCGGCCAGGGTCGCGAAGGGGATGGGGGGGCTGAGGCTCCGCACCAGCTGCTCGTAGAGGTTCCGCCGCACCCGCAGGTGATCGGGCAACTGCCGCACGAATTCCATCACCGTGCGGGCCAGCATGGGGTTCGCCACCTCCACGAAGGGCGTCTTCACGTCCGACAGGGCGGCCAGCGAGATGGGGATGAAGCAGGTGTGGATGAGGCGGTCCCCGTAGGTCTGCAGGGATTCCTCGGGGCGCCGCTTCAGGTCGTCCGGGAGGATCTGGCGGCCGTCCGAGATGAGCCCGGCGGTTTCCTCCCCCAGGATCTCGCTGAGGAGAACCATGTCCTGGGCATACCGGTGATGGGTCTCCGGCCGGGAGATCGTGCCGAAGCCCTCGTCGCCCCGGATGATCCCGCCCACGCCCTCCCGGGCGAGCCCGGCCCACATCCTGAGGCCGTCCAGGTAGGGGAACAGGGCCTCCGTGGTGCCGCCGTGGGCGGCCATGAACGCGTCCACCACCTCCGCCGGAGGGGCCCCGGACCGCTCCGTGAGGAAGTAGTCGTTCACGAGGCCGTAGTGCCGGGCGAGCTTTTCGGCCACGAAGGCGTCGTTCCCCCGCTGGAGGCGGGTGGAGGCCAGGCCCCAGGTCACCGTGCGGGGCCGGAACCCGGAGCCCTCCAGGGCGGCGAGCACCATCCGGCTGTCGTAGCCTCCGGACAGAGGCACCACCCACCGCGGGGACCGGGTGTGGCAGTTCCGGATGGCGCCGCCCACGAGGGACCCCAGGTTTTCCAGGGCCTCGGCGCGGCTCATGCTGAGGTTCTGGAAGACGACGGGGGAGGTGTGCAGGTCCAGGGTCCAGGCCCCCCGGTCCAGGGTGAGGCGCGCGCCCCGGGGAAGCCGGCGGATGCGCGTGTCCCAGGAATCCGAAGGGCCCAGGGAGCCCGAGGACAGGAACCAGGCGAAAGCCGACCGGTTGAAGGAAAGCCCCCGGAGGAGGCAGATGAGGGCCCGCTGGGAGGTGGAGGCCAGGAACTCCCGTTCCGTGAAGGCGTACCAGAGGGTGCGGGTCCCGGCGTAATCCGAGCAGAGTTCCGTGAGGTGGCCGTCGGCGCGCACCAGGGCGTAGGTGCCGTCGGGGAGGGGGCTTCCCGGCCGGGCCCAGGCCTCCCCGTCCCCCACCAGGGCGCCCAGGCAGGCCGAAGCCCCCTCGGTCTGCACAGCCCCGTGGGGGCCCGTCACGCACAGCCCCTCGCCGGGCCCCAGGTGGAGGTGGTGCGGGAACTCCCCCCGCAGGAGGGCCGGGGTGATGCGGTCCGCCACACGCGCGAGCGTTTCGCCGGAGAATCCCGCAAGCCCGTGGGGACGGCACGTGTAGATCAGGTTCGACATGGGGAGAAAGGTCTAGGGTTCGGTTGCGACGGCATTCCCACCGGCCCCCCTGCGGGAGGGCACGACGCCCTCGGGAATGGGGAGCAGCCGGATCTTCCAGACCATGGAAAGGACCATCCGCACCTGGAGGAGGCCCCGGCAGGTGGACGCGCCCTTGGCGAGGCAGGCCTGGGAGGACCGGTTCTCCACGGCCACCAGCATCACCACCCGGGAGCCCACCGGCAGGTTCCCGGTTACGTGGGCCAGGAGGACGGCATTGATGCCCCGGCCCCGCCATTCGGGCCGCACCCAGGCGCCGCCGAGGTACACGGCATCCGGGCCCAGCCACCGGGCCACAGGGTCCCAGGGGTACTGCCACCCGCAGGCCACCGGTTCCCCTTCGATGCAAAGCACGTGGGCCACCGCCTGGCGGCGGAAGTTGGAGAGGCCCTCCCCTCCGCCCGCGCGGATGAGCAGGTCCAGGTCCGGGTCGTCGGCGGAGGTGAAGGTCCGGACCGTCCACCCTTCCGGGAGCACCGATTCCGGGCCGGGGCCGGTGGTGCGGAATTCATAGAGCAGGTTCTCGGTCAATTCCGTGACCCGGCTCCAGAGGTAGGCGGTCGCGGCCCGGAAGCCCAGGGTGCGCAGTTTGCGCACCAGGTCGCCGAGGAAGGGGGGGATCCGGCGCAGCACGTCCCCCAGGCGCCTGCCCAGGGAGCGGGTGCGGTGCTGCAGGGATTGCGGATCGCTCATGGGCCTGGCCTCCGCCGGGGAACTTCCGGAAGCTCGATCGCCTTGGCAGGTATGTCGTCTGTCTGCACCGGGTTTCGAGGGGAAAGGTGGGCGTATTGATTAATGGCCACTGTGACAAAACGGGTTGGGATCGTCAAGCGGGCAATTAATTAACATTCCCCGGAGGGCCAAAACAAAGGCATCGTTCGAACGTTCGTCCGAACGATGCCGGGGGGCGGGTCTTTTTAGATGCGGTCGAAGGCGCTGAAGAAGTAGCTCACTTCGCGGGCGGCCGAATCCGGGGAGTCGGAGCCGTGGGTGGCGTTGCGCCCCATGTTCTGGCCGTAGAGCTTGCGGAGGGTGCCTTCGGCGGCCTTGGCCGGATCGGTGGCCCCCATGAGTTCCCGCCAGCGGAGGATGGCGTTCTCGCCCTCCAGGCAGAGGAGGACCACCGGACCTTCCGTCATGAAGGCTTCCAGCTCGGGGTAGAACCCCTTGTGGACGTGCTCGGCGTAGAAGCCCCGGCAGAGCTCGGGGGTCAGGCGCGCCATGCGCATGCCGCGCAGGGTGAAGCCGGCCTTTTCGATGGCGGAAAGGATGTTGCCGATGTTGCCGTCCTGGACCGCATTGGGCTTGATGATCCCAAACGTCTGTTCAATGCTCATTGATGCTCCATAAACAATCCCACAGTTTGCCCCAGCCCCCTTGAGTACTCAAGCGGAAGGGTCAGGAATACGACCCTCCGGTGATTTCGCGACGTATGGTGGGCAATTCGCCGCGTCGCATGTAAAATGGAGGGCTTGACGGAACTGGAACCCAGCATGCTTGACAACCTCCTTAAGAAATTCATCGGCTCCAAGAACGACCGCGAGCTGAAGCGCCTCTGGGCCAAGGTCCAGACGATCAACGCCCTCGAGGCGGGGATCCGGGAGCTCTCGGACGACGACCTGAAGGCCAAGACTCCTTATTTCAAGGAAAAGCTGGCCAACGGGGCGACCCTGGAGGACATCCTGCCCGAAGCCTTCGCCGTGGTGCGGGAGGCCTCCCGGCGGGTGCTTCGCATGCGCCATTTTGATGTGCAGCTCATTGGCGGCATGGTGCTCCACTACGGCAAGGTCGCCGAGATGCGCACGGGCGAGGGCAAGACCCTCACCGCCACCCTGCCCCTGTACCTGAACGGTCTGGCCGGCAAGGGCAGCCACCTGGTCACCGTGAACGACTACCTGGCCCGGCGCGACGCGGAGTGGATGGGCCGTCTCTACGGCTGGCTGGGCCTCACCGTGGGCGTCGTGCAGCACGGCCTCACGGACGACGAGCGCCGCGCCGCCTACGCCTGCGACATCACCTACGCCACCAACAACGAGATCGGCTTCGACTACCTGCGCGACAACATGAAGTGGTCCCTGGAGGACTTCACCCAGCGCGGCTTCACCTTCGCCATCGTGGACGAGGTGGACTCCATCCTCATCGACGAGGCCCGCACCCCCCTGATCATCGCCGGCAGCAGCGAGGAGGACACCTCCAAGTACTTCCGCAT is a genomic window containing:
- the feoB gene encoding ferrous iron transport protein B is translated as MTTLALAGNPNCGKTTIFNALTGSRHHVGNWPGVTVERRSGTFEAAQGPVEVVDLPGTYSLSARSEDERIASEYVADPAVDLIVNVLDASNLERNLYLTTQLLELGRPMVFVLNMMDDAAEKGLRIDLAALESLLGGPVVPTVGNREEGIQALKDAILRVAAAPPAKLASVNYGPDMEGELQKIQKEILRDEHLAQAQPPRRLALQLLEGVPHAMERVERSHARKAVGAQVQASLAFLEPHLGADGSALLAEGRYGFVHGLVEEVVERTDRKHADITGRLDAVLTHRYLGIPVFIAIMIGVYTLTFVVGKIPQDWIAAAFGWLHGYASAHLPAGELSSLLVDGIIPGVGAVIVFVPVIMLLMGCIAFLEDTGYMARAAFIMDRLMHLMGLHGKSFIPLIMGTGCNVPAVQATRTIEAREDRFITILVAPLISCSARLQIYIVIAGTFFRPVQAAFAILAMHFLGFFLAMAMGKLLRLSLFRGENAPFVMELPPYRLPVLKSTVIHMWEKGSVFLNRAGTVILAGSTLVWFLSHYPGIANSSWSAELQSQHAAVQALNLPEADRDARLASLDLAHESRVVNSSLAARFGKIMEPTLAPILDPYHTRAEAWKDTVALTAGFVAKEIVVSTMAVIHQAQPGERGEASALQEALKQRSGLTPLTALAFMVFTLIYTPCLGTVGMIIKETRSFLWAGFTILYGSGLAWLMAWLTVLGGHLLGFA
- a CDS encoding FeoA family protein, which gives rise to MFQEAVVLDWNDGVEIMSHVQARTLSDLQPGAEAIVTEILATGKIRHRLLEMGFIRGARIRVEKLAPMGDPMELVIKGYHLSLRREEGQCILVSEET
- the pgsA gene encoding CDP-diacylglycerol--glycerol-3-phosphate 3-phosphatidyltransferase, translating into MVITFPNILTFLRICAIPFFAIAVWYGRTAEACVLFACAGLTDLLDGWIARRFNQKSTLGAILDPAADKLLMTTAFVLLAFPREAYAVRVPAWVAILAISRDVLISLVALVAYERLDPSKFAPSWLGKATTFVELVAISLALLLNHLGPRGWYRYLVPWIFYLIAAMVIASGVHYFFRATHVAEPT
- a CDS encoding AI-2E family transporter encodes the protein MSAQGKVRIPLGFVALAGAGLLALWFLRSALAPFFLALVLAYVLEPLVDRLARKLGREWASILVILGAVAVAVLLAWALLPLLWDQVDRLITSLPSLKGRLENRLGPWFQAHPLVLAKLRQGLDGLDPMALVKEVGMAGAGLLGWLLSLITLILVPLILYYLLVEGPRLLQELDDLVPSRHLERAKGIAGEVNNRLGGYIRGQLAVSLVMSLLQGLAFQILGVPNAWLLGLVAGFSNVVPYSPYITALPPALLFAAVNGTSGGGLLLVALVFTLVQKTETVYFTPVWVGRASGLHPLEVLLAILSFGYAFGVVGLIFAVPLMIVLKIATRIALEHYKAHPWFVGGEP
- a CDS encoding hybrid sensor histidine kinase/response regulator, with the translated sequence MRRVLAALALALGLWAGTPGELGLPFITNIRPREYAGPPQNWDFVEDARGIVFVGNTAGVLEFDGNAWRMIPTRNRTAVRSLGLDAGGRVFVGAKNEFGYLAPDASGLMRYVPLEDLVEPAARAFADVWNVLPTPEGVYFQTREYLFFYDGKAVRTFKADTSFTLAWKVRGRIHLYERGIGPVVLDRGRFVPLAGAGKFTKELVNFMLPWGAGQSILLGTSHQGLFLYDGWDILPFPTDADAELARITISHGVLLRDGNLAVGAIRGGCWIFDRQGRLRMRLDRQGGLQEDFVNRLFVDRRSRLWLGLNRGMARVEWPSPFTAFGEDSGLEGTVNALARHGGLLYAGTSKGLFVLGRSRPKAGASPVGGPLWRFRRVEDIHGQVWGFSTVQDRLMVCNASGLYEARGDRAALALSTEADRDALCLARSRRDPSRFYLGLATGVARLRWNGVRWKDEGRIPGLKAEARTLAEAGDGSLWVGTQSSGVRRVIPRPGGPPEVETYGPAQGLPSLAHDFVRELSTGLVFTTHAGFYRFDEATRRFQPDPRFAALFPQGPRYPDGVVEGPGGRIWMHVQDEATLERDTGYAEALPGHPFRFEKGPWKRLADSTIYAILPEADGTVWMGGPDGLVRYDPGEEFSLPWSSGPLVRRITGPGRQTLHGGAGAWNGAGRLPFASNTLRFEFAAPGGSPESATQYRVRLEGYDRAWSPWSSETFRDYTNLPEGAYRFQVAARNGNGQVTPASAVGFRILPPFYRTWWAYLVYVALGALTLQALVQWRLWRSRLARKVLVRKVVERTEQLRRKTTQLELAKAEAEAATRAKSEFLANMSHEIRTPLNAILGYAEILRDEVEEPRLREHLAAISSGGKALLGIIGDILDLSKIEAGRMELEYAPAHVGDLVRDVVRTFALRCREKGLDLQVEEDPALPGILVVSQVHLRQILFNLMGNAVKFTERGAVSVALKEWGRGPDSVDLAIEVRDTGIGIPEGQRETIFDAFHQVSGQDASRYGGTGLGLAICRRLADMMGGELRVASAQGQGSTFTLFLHGVAVSSEEAVHEDLEAPFRGEFLPATLLLVDDVKPNRELLKHFFESFPFRFEEAQDGAEAVAVARRVLPDLIVMDLRMPVLDGIQATRILKADDRLKAIPVIILTASTTQSDEAPVWESGADGFLRKPVSRSRLAAEIARFLPCRGEAAPGGAREPSPEVRAALPRLLAELEGEAQAEWRQLEDSFFIDRMTGFAARMAALADTYGEPGLKAWSGQVLDQAGAFDMENLPATFRRFPDVVDAIRRLCG
- a CDS encoding response regulator; this encodes MPEAPSHILIVDDVPRNLQVLALLLDKAGYRVSMAMDGAKALAMVQVEPPDLILLDVMMPELDGLEVCRRLKADPSVREIPVIFLTAKAELEDLQEGFRLGAVDYVTKPFRGGELLARVATHVKLGQALERERELRRSLEATLAQVKVLSGLLPICAKCKKIRDDQGYWNQIENYLCAHADVDFTHGICPECSSALYPEMNG